Part of the Candidatus Acidulodesulfobacterium acidiphilum genome is shown below.
AACGCGTTGATTATAAAGGTTGGTCAGTCCGTCCCTCGTCGCGTAATATTCTAAGTCTTTAGTGTATTTATATATCGCCTTAATTGAGCCGATGACGTTTAAAAGGGTCGTGAGAACGCTGTTTATGACAAGGCCTTTTACTCCTTCGACTTCGTCTTCGGACTGTACGCCGATGCCCACTATTCCGCCTATATGAGGGGCTTCTAGAATTATCTTTTTCGTCTGAACCATCAGATCTTCTTTTTTAAGATCCGGCAGTTTAACGTTTCTATCCGATACGTTGTGAAATATTTCGTGTTTCCCCATTCCCTGAACGATAAAAGTGCTTAGTCCGTTGTGATATATGTTTTGGTAAATAATTTCGTCGAATATTTTCTTTGTTTTATCGGTAGGCTCTCCTTTCCAGAACACTTCTATTTCAATAGAACTTTCATCCTCCATAAATATGGAAAAAACGTTATAAACCTTAATAATCTTATTCATTTCGTTTAGCATGTTAAAAACATGCTCTTTCCAGTCTTTAACGACTTCGGAGGTAATAATGAAACGCTCCAATAGTTTAATTTCGAACTCCAAGACGTCTTTATCTACGGCTATATCCCTTAATCTTTCGGAAAGTCCGCTTACGCCATTATATATACGGTTAAACTCTTCGAATTTTAAGTCTATCAGCTTGTTATCTAAAGTTTTTAAATCTTTCACGGTTTTAATGCTCTCTACAGCGCCGTTTATGCTTTTCATTCCGTTTTTTATGGAACGCCTTAAGATTAGCGTTACGAAGACGCCTCCAGCTATAGGGAGGATAAAGATAAGAAATATAATAAGTATAAAATAGCCTTCTAGTCTGCTTCTCAAAAACGACGGGTCGAAAGATACCTCTATGACTCCGTTTACGTCGCCTTTTTTTGCCATGGTATGGCATTTTAAACACATTTTTTGCGCTTTTAAAGGATAAGCATATACGATATTTCCGTTTACGACAGCGTGAAATGGGCGTTTAGTTTTGAATACTTTTTTGACTATAAAATTTTCTTTGCCCTGAGGAATTTTTCCGAACTGTTTATCGACTACGGCTCCTCTAAATATTGAAGTCTTTACTGTATTATCGTTTTTAGAGGATTTTTTTAAAGCATTCATAAAAGTCATAACCTGCTTTTCGTTCCATCCCTTTTTCATAATCTGAAACATAGTATTGAAAGTTTGTCTGGAAATATATTCGGCCGTCGTGTCGCTTTCGTATTTAATTATTCTGTCTCCAAAATTAGACAACAGATAGGCGGATACTCCGGCGACTACTATGCTTGTAGAAACGGCTATACACAGTATGAATTTATCTAATCTTCTAAAAAATTTCGGCAATTTGATTTGCATGTAAAATATTATTTTAATTTAAGATGTTAATTATATTTATTTTTTTATTATACTTATTTATTAAATGAATTATATTCACATTTATTATGATACTAGAGCTTTCAATAAATATTCGTCTATATCCGGCTGTCCTTTTAACCATTCTTTATAATCTTTAGGCACGTCTTTAATAGGCATCCCTTTATGTTTACCGAACGGCATAGTATCGGGTATGCGTGCTTCTTCGGAAAACTTCCAAATAGAACCCCATGAAGTTAATTCCGGTTTTTCTTTTAATATTAAACGTAAAATATCCAAGCAAAGTTTTGCATCGGTCAGCGCATTATGTCTGTCGACAAGAATTTTTCTTACTTCCGGCCTCCGTTCAGGTTCCGTCAATGCATACGTCAATGCCGATAAATTATAAGAATCAAAACCTTGCCATATTTTTTTTGCCATTGCAAGCGTGTCTATTCTTTTGACTTGAGGTTTTCCTATTACCTGCCAGTCGTAATCTATGTTATGCCCTATTATATAGGCAGTATTATCCGGAAGCTTAAATTCGGATGCGGGAGGGCAATCTTTTAATTCGCAGTCCAATATATTATGAATAGCCATAGCGCCGAAAGAAATAGGCTTGCCGGGATTATAGCGTTTGACGAAAGTATCGTCCTGTTCGTTTAAAGGATTGCCGTTAATAATAATACCTGCGGCTTCTATTAAAACAGGCTGGGTAAAGCCGGTTGTTTCGGTATCGAATATTACGGCGGTTTTATTTTCCATCGCTTTCGATATTTTTGAAATTTTTTTCTTCTATATACTTCCTTATCTCTTTTTTATCAATCTTTTCCATAATTTTTTCTTTTTCATCGGGCTTTATTCTTTCAAAAAGATTGCGATAAGTCGTTCTGTTTTTTCTAAAACCTTCTGCATCTTTTCCGTCTCCGCGTTCTTCTTTATCAGCAAAAGAATAATTAACTTTTATCATTTTATATTATTAATTAATTTAACTGTATTTTTGTATTTATAACCCTGTAGAACCGAATCCGCCGTCTTTTCTATCGGTATCTTCATCGACCTTATGTACTAGGTTAGGCTCTCCCGTCCATACCGGAACTATTAACATCTGGGCTATTTTTTGGCAAGGCAGTAACGTAATAATATCCTTAGACATATTTTTCGTTAAAACGATTATTTCCCCCCTGTATTCATGATCTATAACTCCAGCTTTAATTTCTATTGCTTTTAACGCCAAACCCGATTTTTCTTTTATAATCGCCGCATAACCCGCAGGAAATTCAATTTTGATTCCAGTATGCGCCGAAATTAAAACATTCGGTTTTAGTATGGTCTTTTCGCAGACAAACAGGTCTAATCCCGCATCGCCTTGAATAGCCCTCTTAGGCATTACGGCTTCCGGATGGAACAGTTCAATATTTAAATAAAAATCTGAAAACATTATTTATTATTTAATCCATTTATATATTATATAAAGTTTATTAAATAAAGGTAAATTAACAATTAATAAGTTACTATTATCGTTATCGCAGACCTATTCCCGGCATTACAAACAATATTTGTTAAGACAGGCATATTCGCCTAACGATTTGCGCTGAGGACGTTTAATTTCGTCGTTTCTCTGTTTTTCGCTTAAAACCGGATCAATATCTTCTTTATGCTTGCCGAATATAATAAGAGTAACAACTTCCATGTCTTCCGGAGATTTTATAACTCCCTTAACTATCTCAGGGTTATAACCTGCTATAGGATGTGCGACGTAACCGAGTTCGGTAGCCTTGAGAATAAGAAAAGCAGAAGCCATTCCCGTGTCGAAAAGATAATATTTTCTATAATCAAGGACGCAGTCGTCGGCTGCTTTAGATAAAACTGCTATTATCATAGAAGCGTTCTGCGCCCAAGCGTTGCCTTTCGCAAGAGCTGTTTTCAATTCTTTAAGAACCGTATCTTCATAAACGAACACAAACTTCCATGGCTGATGATTATAACAGGATGCCGAAAGCGAAGCCGACTGGGCTAGCGTCTTTATAAGGTCTTCGCTTATTTCGGTTTTTTCCAACGACCTGTAAGCTCTTCTTGATTCTATTATATCTGATAAGTCCATTTTTATTCTCCGTATATTT
Proteins encoded:
- a CDS encoding nitroreductase; the protein is MDLSDIIESRRAYRSLEKTEISEDLIKTLAQSASLSASCYNHQPWKFVFVYEDTVLKELKTALAKGNAWAQNASMIIAVLSKAADDCVLDYRKYYLFDTGMASAFLILKATELGYVAHPIAGYNPEIVKGVIKSPEDMEVVTLIIFGKHKEDIDPVLSEKQRNDEIKRPQRKSLGEYACLNKYCL
- a CDS encoding dUTP diphosphatase, translating into MFSDFYLNIELFHPEAVMPKRAIQGDAGLDLFVCEKTILKPNVLISAHTGIKIEFPAGYAAIIKEKSGLALKAIEIKAGVIDHEYRGEIIVLTKNMSKDIITLLPCQKIAQMLIVPVWTGEPNLVHKVDEDTDRKDGGFGSTGL
- a CDS encoding 3'-5' exonuclease, with product MENKTAVIFDTETTGFTQPVLIEAAGIIINGNPLNEQDDTFVKRYNPGKPISFGAMAIHNILDCELKDCPPASEFKLPDNTAYIIGHNIDYDWQVIGKPQVKRIDTLAMAKKIWQGFDSYNLSALTYALTEPERRPEVRKILVDRHNALTDAKLCLDILRLILKEKPELTSWGSIWKFSEEARIPDTMPFGKHKGMPIKDVPKDYKEWLKGQPDIDEYLLKALVS
- a CDS encoding bifunctional diguanylate cyclase/phosphodiesterase, which translates into the protein MQIKLPKFFRRLDKFILCIAVSTSIVVAGVSAYLLSNFGDRIIKYESDTTAEYISRQTFNTMFQIMKKGWNEKQVMTFMNALKKSSKNDNTVKTSIFRGAVVDKQFGKIPQGKENFIVKKVFKTKRPFHAVVNGNIVYAYPLKAQKMCLKCHTMAKKGDVNGVIEVSFDPSFLRSRLEGYFILIIFLIFILPIAGGVFVTLILRRSIKNGMKSINGAVESIKTVKDLKTLDNKLIDLKFEEFNRIYNGVSGLSERLRDIAVDKDVLEFEIKLLERFIITSEVVKDWKEHVFNMLNEMNKIIKVYNVFSIFMEDESSIEIEVFWKGEPTDKTKKIFDEIIYQNIYHNGLSTFIVQGMGKHEIFHNVSDRNVKLPDLKKEDLMVQTKKIILEAPHIGGIVGIGVQSEDEVEGVKGLVINSVLTTLLNVIGSIKAIYKYTKDLEYYATRDGLTNLYNQRVFMEFLHYEVERSKRHNSTFGVVFIDFDNFKLINDMYGHNFGDKFLKGIADILEKDKRNEDIAARYGGDEFVMILPGAGEEQSYMIANNIRENIKAFTLKEPITGKSVGATVSIGISVYPNSASDDKDLFLLADNMMYKAKKAGKDTVYIAKEEDAVAAFKEVSEKSKMVMDALEKDIILPYFQPIIDIKTGRPVAHELLMRIKLESISSKGDESFNIISAGEFIEIAESIGVAHKLDLILLEKAFQKIKDENYSLDMFINLSPKSLIVADYVKTVKQLSLKYRIDTSKIVFELTERETVKNISLLEKFVANLKYEGFRFAVDDFGSGFSSFMYLKRFPIDFLKIDGEFIMGIFEDKMDRAVVVSSISIAKEMGIKTIAEFIESEEVLNELKEFKVDYAQGYYTGKPAENFVIC